Proteins found in one Phocoena sinus isolate mPhoSin1 chromosome 19, mPhoSin1.pri, whole genome shotgun sequence genomic segment:
- the NOD2 gene encoding nucleotide-binding oligomerization domain-containing protein 2 isoform X1, which yields MYTQDAFQAQRSQLVELLVSGSLEGFESVLDWLLSWEVLSWEDYEGLNLLGQPVSHLARRLLDTVWNKGAWGCELLTAAVQETQADRQPPELPGCWEPHSPHPARDLQSHRPAIVRRLYGHVEGVLDLTQARGFISQYECDEIRRPIFTSSQRARRLLDLATVKANGLAAFLLQCVQELPVPLALPFEDAACKRYLSKLRTMVSAQSRFLSTYDGTENLCLEEIYTENVLEIRTEAGMAGPLQQSPATLGLEELFSTRGHLNEDADTVLVVGEAGSGKSTLLQQLHLLWASGRAFQEFTFVFPFSCRQLQRLAKPLSVWTLLFEHCCWPDLGQQDVFQVLLDHPERILLTFDGFDEFRFRFTDRDRHCCPTAPTSVQSLLFNLLQGNLLKNARKVLTSRPDAVSASLRKHVRTELNLKGFSEEGIELYLRKRHREPGVADRLICWLRGTLALHSLCHLPVFSWMVSKCHQELLLQGGGSPRTTTDMYLLILQHFLLHASPPDPAARGLGAGPLRGSLLTLLRLGRLALWGLGTCCYVFSPKQLQAAHVDSEEVSLGFLVRAKTVVPGSTAPLEFLHITFQCFFAAFYLALSADTPPSSLRHLFNCHGPGCSPLAGVLSKLRIRGSGCKEGSVAALLQGAEPHNLQITAAFLAGLLSQECRGLLAECQVSEKALLWRQACTRRCLARSLRKHFRSIPPAVPGEAKSVHAMPSFIWLIRSLYEMQEERLVREAVRRLDVGHLKLTFCSVGPAECAALAFVLRHLQQPVALQLDHNSVGDMGVEQLLPCLGVCKALYLRDNNVSDRGICKLTEHALRCEQLQKLALFNNKLTDGCAHSMAKLLACKQNFLALRLGNNHITAAGAEVLAQGLRANASLQFLGLWGNKVGDRGAQALAEALGDHQSLRWLSLVGNNIGSVGAQALALMLEKNMALEELCLEENHVQDEGVCCLAKGLEKNSSLKVLKLSNNRITSLGAEALLQALEKNDTILEVWLRGNTFSPEETEKLSHRDTRLLL from the exons ATGTACACGCAGGACGCTTTCCAGGCACAGAGGAGCCAGCTGGTGGAGCTGCTGGTTTCGGGGTCCCTGGAGGGCTTTGAGAGCGTTCTGGACTGGCTGCTTTCCTGGGAAGTCCTCTCCTGGGAGGACTACGAGGGACTCAACCTCTTGGGCCAGCCTGTCTCCCACTTGGCCAGGCGCCTCCTGGACACTGTCTGGAATAAGGGTGCTTGGGGCTGTGAACTACTGACTGCGGCTGTGCAGGAGACCCAGGCTGACAGACAGCCCCCCGAGCTTCCCGGCTGCTGGGAGCCCCACTCACCCCACCCAGCCCGTGACCTGCAGAGTCACCGGCCAGCCATCGTCAGGAGACTCTACGGCCACGTGGAGGGCGTGCTGGACCTGACACAGGCGCGGGGTTTCATCAGCCAGTACGAATGTGATGAAATCAGGCGGCCCATCTTCACGTCATCCCAGCGG GCAAGAAGGCTCCTTGATCTTGCCACAGTGAAGGCGAATGGGTTGGCTGCCTTCCTTCTACAATGTGTTCAGGAATTACCTGTCCCGTTGGCCCTGCCTTTTGAAG atGCCGCCTGTAAGAGGTACCTGTCCAAGCTGAGGACCATGGTATCAGCTCAGTCTCGCTTCCTGAGCACCTACGATGGGACAGAGAACCTTTGCCTGGAGGAAATATATACAGAGAACGTTCTAGAGATCCGGACGGAGGCGGGCATGGCTGGGCCTCTGCAGCAGAGCCCCGCCACCCTGGGCCTGGAGGAGCTTTTCAGCACCCGCGGCCACCTCAACGAAGACGCGGACACTGTGCTGGTGGTGGGCGAGGCGGGCAGCGGCAAGAGCACACTTCTGCAGCAGTTGCACCTGCTCTGGGCTTCAGGGAGGGCCTTCCAGGAATTTACCTTCGTCTTCCCATTCAGCTGCCGGCAGCTGCAGCGCCTGGCGAAACCGCTGTCGGTGTGGACACTGCTCTTTGAACACTGCTGTTGGCCCGACCTTGGCCAGCAGGACGTCTTCCAGGTCCTCCTCGACCACCCCGAGCGCATCCTCTTAACCTTCGACGGCTTTGACGAGTTCAGGTTCAGATTCACGGATCGAGACCGTCACTGCTGTCCGACCGCCCCCACGTCTGTCCAGAGTCTGCTCTTCAACCTTCTGCAGGGCAACCTGCTAAAGAATGCCCGCAAGGTGTTGACCAGCCGTCCGGACGCGGTGTCGGCGAGCCTCAGGAAGCACGTGCGCACGGAGCTCAACCTCAAGGGCTTCTCGGAAGAGGGCATCGAACTGTACCTGAGGAAGCGCCATCGCGAGCCTGGGGTGGCCGACCGCCTCATCTGCTGGCTCAGAGGCACCTTGGCCCTGCACAGTCTGTGCCACCTGCCCGTCTTCTCCTGGATGGTGTCCAAATGCCACCAGGAACTGCTGCTGCAGGGCGGGGGGTCCCCAAGGACCACCACAGATATGTACCTGCTCATCCTGCAGCACTTCCTGCTGCATGCCTCCCCGCCAGACCCAGCTGCCCGCGGGCTGGGAGCCGGCCCGCTTCGGGGCAGTCTCCTCACCCTCCTGCGCCTCGGCCGCCTGGCTCTGTGGGGCCTGGGCACGTGCTGCTACGTGTTTTCCCCCAAGCAGCTGCAGGCAGCACACGTCGACAGTGAGGAGGTTTCTCTTGGCTTCCTGGTGCGTGCCAAGACGGTCGTGCCTGGGAGTACAGCCCCCCTGGAATTCCTGCACATCACTTTCCAGTGCTTCTTTGCTGCATTCTACCTCGCTCTCAGCGCCGACACGCCGCCATCCTCGCTCAGACACCTCTTCAACTGTCACGGGCCTGGCTGCTCGCCGCTGGCCGGGGTGCTGTCCAAACTGCGCATACGGGGTTCCGGGTGCAAAGAAGGCAGCGTGGCCGCTTTGCTGCAGGGGGCCGAGCCGCACAACCTCCAGATCACAGCGGCCTTCCTGGCGGGGCTGTTGTCCCAGGAGTGCCGGGGCCTGCTGGCCGAGTGCCAGGTGTCTGAGAAGGCCCTGCTCTGGCGCCAGGCCTGCACCCGGCGGTGTCTGGCCCGCAGCCTCCGCAAGCACTTTCGCTCCATCCCACCGGCCGTGCCGGGCGAGGCCAAGAGCGTGCATGCCATGCCCAGCTTCATCTggctcatccggagcctgtatGAGATGCAGGAGGAGCGGCTGGTGCGGGAGGCTGTGCGTAGGCTGGACGTCGGGCATCTCAAGCTGACATTCTGCAGCGTGGGCCCGGCCGAGTGTGCTGCCCTGGCCTTTGTGCTGCGGCACCTCCAGCAGCCTGTGGCCCTGCAGCTGGACCACAACTCTGTGGGCGACATGGGCGTGGAGCAGCTGCTGCCTTGCCTCGGCGTCTGCAAGGCTCTTTA cTTGCGAGATAACAACGTCTCAGACCGAGGCATCTGCAAGCTCACTGAACATGCTCTTCGCTGTGAGCAGCTTCAGAAGTTAGC TCTTTTCAACAACAAATTGACCGACGGCTGTGCACACTCCATGGCCAAGCTCCTCGCATGCAAGCAGAATTTCTTGGCTTTGAG GCTGGGGAACAACCACATCACAGCCGCGGGAGCCGAGGTGCTGGCCCAGGGGCTCAGAGCCAATGCCTCCCTGCAGTTCCTGGG GCTCTGGGGCAACAAGGTGGGTGACAGGGGAGCCCAGGCCTTGGCTGAAGCCTTGGGTGATCACCAGAGCTTGAGGTGGCTCAG CCTGGTGGGGAACAACATTGGCAGTGTGGGCGCTCAAGCCTTAGCATTGATGTTGGAAAAGAACATGGCCCTGGAAGAACTCTG CCTGGAGGAGAACCATGTCCAGGATGAAGGTGTGTGCTGTCTCGCGAAAGGACTTGAGAAAAATTCAAGTTTGAAAGTCCTGAA
- the NOD2 gene encoding nucleotide-binding oligomerization domain-containing protein 2 isoform X2, with protein sequence MYTQDAFQAQRSQLVELLVSGSLEGFESVLDWLLSWEVLSWEDYEGLNLLGQPVSHLARRLLDTVWNKGAWGCELLTAAVQETQADRQPPELPGCWEPHSPHPARDLQSHRPAIVRRLYGHVEGVLDLTQARGFISQYECDEIRRPIFTSSQRARRLLDLATVKANGLAAFLLQCVQELPVPLALPFEDAACKRYLSKLRTMVSAQSRFLSTYDGTENLCLEEIYTENVLEIRTEAGMAGPLQQSPATLGLEELFSTRGHLNEDADTVLVVGEAGSGKSTLLQQLHLLWASGRAFQEFTFVFPFSCRQLQRLAKPLSVWTLLFEHCCWPDLGQQDVFQVLLDHPERILLTFDGFDEFRFRFTDRDRHCCPTAPTSVQSLLFNLLQGNLLKNARKVLTSRPDAVSASLRKHVRTELNLKGFSEEGIELYLRKRHREPGVADRLICWLRGTLALHSLCHLPVFSWMVSKCHQELLLQGGGSPRTTTDMYLLILQHFLLHASPPDPAARGLGAGPLRGSLLTLLRLGRLALWGLGTCCYVFSPKQLQAAHVDSEEVSLGFLVRAKTVVPGSTAPLEFLHITFQCFFAAFYLALSADTPPSSLRHLFNCHGPGCSPLAGVLSKLRIRGSGCKEGSVAALLQGAEPHNLQITAAFLAGLLSQECRGLLAECQVSEKALLWRQACTRRCLARSLRKHFRSIPPAVPGEAKSVHAMPSFIWLIRSLYEMQEERLVREAVRRLDVGHLKLTFCSVGPAECAALAFVLRHLQQPVALQLDHNSVGDMGVEQLLPCLGVCKALYLRDNNVSDRGICKLTEHALRCEQLQKLALFNNKLTDGCAHSMAKLLACKQNFLALRLGNNHITAAGAEVLAQGLRANASLQFLGLWGNKVGDRGAQALAEALGDHQSLRWLSLVGNNIGSVGAQALALMLEKNMALEELCLEENHVQDEGVCCLAKGLEKNSSLKVLK encoded by the exons ATGTACACGCAGGACGCTTTCCAGGCACAGAGGAGCCAGCTGGTGGAGCTGCTGGTTTCGGGGTCCCTGGAGGGCTTTGAGAGCGTTCTGGACTGGCTGCTTTCCTGGGAAGTCCTCTCCTGGGAGGACTACGAGGGACTCAACCTCTTGGGCCAGCCTGTCTCCCACTTGGCCAGGCGCCTCCTGGACACTGTCTGGAATAAGGGTGCTTGGGGCTGTGAACTACTGACTGCGGCTGTGCAGGAGACCCAGGCTGACAGACAGCCCCCCGAGCTTCCCGGCTGCTGGGAGCCCCACTCACCCCACCCAGCCCGTGACCTGCAGAGTCACCGGCCAGCCATCGTCAGGAGACTCTACGGCCACGTGGAGGGCGTGCTGGACCTGACACAGGCGCGGGGTTTCATCAGCCAGTACGAATGTGATGAAATCAGGCGGCCCATCTTCACGTCATCCCAGCGG GCAAGAAGGCTCCTTGATCTTGCCACAGTGAAGGCGAATGGGTTGGCTGCCTTCCTTCTACAATGTGTTCAGGAATTACCTGTCCCGTTGGCCCTGCCTTTTGAAG atGCCGCCTGTAAGAGGTACCTGTCCAAGCTGAGGACCATGGTATCAGCTCAGTCTCGCTTCCTGAGCACCTACGATGGGACAGAGAACCTTTGCCTGGAGGAAATATATACAGAGAACGTTCTAGAGATCCGGACGGAGGCGGGCATGGCTGGGCCTCTGCAGCAGAGCCCCGCCACCCTGGGCCTGGAGGAGCTTTTCAGCACCCGCGGCCACCTCAACGAAGACGCGGACACTGTGCTGGTGGTGGGCGAGGCGGGCAGCGGCAAGAGCACACTTCTGCAGCAGTTGCACCTGCTCTGGGCTTCAGGGAGGGCCTTCCAGGAATTTACCTTCGTCTTCCCATTCAGCTGCCGGCAGCTGCAGCGCCTGGCGAAACCGCTGTCGGTGTGGACACTGCTCTTTGAACACTGCTGTTGGCCCGACCTTGGCCAGCAGGACGTCTTCCAGGTCCTCCTCGACCACCCCGAGCGCATCCTCTTAACCTTCGACGGCTTTGACGAGTTCAGGTTCAGATTCACGGATCGAGACCGTCACTGCTGTCCGACCGCCCCCACGTCTGTCCAGAGTCTGCTCTTCAACCTTCTGCAGGGCAACCTGCTAAAGAATGCCCGCAAGGTGTTGACCAGCCGTCCGGACGCGGTGTCGGCGAGCCTCAGGAAGCACGTGCGCACGGAGCTCAACCTCAAGGGCTTCTCGGAAGAGGGCATCGAACTGTACCTGAGGAAGCGCCATCGCGAGCCTGGGGTGGCCGACCGCCTCATCTGCTGGCTCAGAGGCACCTTGGCCCTGCACAGTCTGTGCCACCTGCCCGTCTTCTCCTGGATGGTGTCCAAATGCCACCAGGAACTGCTGCTGCAGGGCGGGGGGTCCCCAAGGACCACCACAGATATGTACCTGCTCATCCTGCAGCACTTCCTGCTGCATGCCTCCCCGCCAGACCCAGCTGCCCGCGGGCTGGGAGCCGGCCCGCTTCGGGGCAGTCTCCTCACCCTCCTGCGCCTCGGCCGCCTGGCTCTGTGGGGCCTGGGCACGTGCTGCTACGTGTTTTCCCCCAAGCAGCTGCAGGCAGCACACGTCGACAGTGAGGAGGTTTCTCTTGGCTTCCTGGTGCGTGCCAAGACGGTCGTGCCTGGGAGTACAGCCCCCCTGGAATTCCTGCACATCACTTTCCAGTGCTTCTTTGCTGCATTCTACCTCGCTCTCAGCGCCGACACGCCGCCATCCTCGCTCAGACACCTCTTCAACTGTCACGGGCCTGGCTGCTCGCCGCTGGCCGGGGTGCTGTCCAAACTGCGCATACGGGGTTCCGGGTGCAAAGAAGGCAGCGTGGCCGCTTTGCTGCAGGGGGCCGAGCCGCACAACCTCCAGATCACAGCGGCCTTCCTGGCGGGGCTGTTGTCCCAGGAGTGCCGGGGCCTGCTGGCCGAGTGCCAGGTGTCTGAGAAGGCCCTGCTCTGGCGCCAGGCCTGCACCCGGCGGTGTCTGGCCCGCAGCCTCCGCAAGCACTTTCGCTCCATCCCACCGGCCGTGCCGGGCGAGGCCAAGAGCGTGCATGCCATGCCCAGCTTCATCTggctcatccggagcctgtatGAGATGCAGGAGGAGCGGCTGGTGCGGGAGGCTGTGCGTAGGCTGGACGTCGGGCATCTCAAGCTGACATTCTGCAGCGTGGGCCCGGCCGAGTGTGCTGCCCTGGCCTTTGTGCTGCGGCACCTCCAGCAGCCTGTGGCCCTGCAGCTGGACCACAACTCTGTGGGCGACATGGGCGTGGAGCAGCTGCTGCCTTGCCTCGGCGTCTGCAAGGCTCTTTA cTTGCGAGATAACAACGTCTCAGACCGAGGCATCTGCAAGCTCACTGAACATGCTCTTCGCTGTGAGCAGCTTCAGAAGTTAGC TCTTTTCAACAACAAATTGACCGACGGCTGTGCACACTCCATGGCCAAGCTCCTCGCATGCAAGCAGAATTTCTTGGCTTTGAG GCTGGGGAACAACCACATCACAGCCGCGGGAGCCGAGGTGCTGGCCCAGGGGCTCAGAGCCAATGCCTCCCTGCAGTTCCTGGG GCTCTGGGGCAACAAGGTGGGTGACAGGGGAGCCCAGGCCTTGGCTGAAGCCTTGGGTGATCACCAGAGCTTGAGGTGGCTCAG CCTGGTGGGGAACAACATTGGCAGTGTGGGCGCTCAAGCCTTAGCATTGATGTTGGAAAAGAACATGGCCCTGGAAGAACTCTG CCTGGAGGAGAACCATGTCCAGGATGAAGGTGTGTGCTGTCTCGCGAAAGGACTTGAGAAAAATTCAAGTTTGAAAGTCCTGAAGTAA
- the NOD2 gene encoding nucleotide-binding oligomerization domain-containing protein 2 isoform X3 translates to MVTDPVQERERLGWPSSNILGILPDAACKRYLSKLRTMVSAQSRFLSTYDGTENLCLEEIYTENVLEIRTEAGMAGPLQQSPATLGLEELFSTRGHLNEDADTVLVVGEAGSGKSTLLQQLHLLWASGRAFQEFTFVFPFSCRQLQRLAKPLSVWTLLFEHCCWPDLGQQDVFQVLLDHPERILLTFDGFDEFRFRFTDRDRHCCPTAPTSVQSLLFNLLQGNLLKNARKVLTSRPDAVSASLRKHVRTELNLKGFSEEGIELYLRKRHREPGVADRLICWLRGTLALHSLCHLPVFSWMVSKCHQELLLQGGGSPRTTTDMYLLILQHFLLHASPPDPAARGLGAGPLRGSLLTLLRLGRLALWGLGTCCYVFSPKQLQAAHVDSEEVSLGFLVRAKTVVPGSTAPLEFLHITFQCFFAAFYLALSADTPPSSLRHLFNCHGPGCSPLAGVLSKLRIRGSGCKEGSVAALLQGAEPHNLQITAAFLAGLLSQECRGLLAECQVSEKALLWRQACTRRCLARSLRKHFRSIPPAVPGEAKSVHAMPSFIWLIRSLYEMQEERLVREAVRRLDVGHLKLTFCSVGPAECAALAFVLRHLQQPVALQLDHNSVGDMGVEQLLPCLGVCKALYLRDNNVSDRGICKLTEHALRCEQLQKLALFNNKLTDGCAHSMAKLLACKQNFLALRLGNNHITAAGAEVLAQGLRANASLQFLGLWGNKVGDRGAQALAEALGDHQSLRWLSLVGNNIGSVGAQALALMLEKNMALEELCLEENHVQDEGVCCLAKGLEKNSSLKVLKLSNNRITSLGAEALLQALEKNDTILEVWLRGNTFSPEETEKLSHRDTRLLL, encoded by the exons ATGGTCACCGACCCAGTTCAGGAAAGGGAGAGGCTTGGATGGCCCAGCTCGAACATCCTAGGCATCCTGCCAG atGCCGCCTGTAAGAGGTACCTGTCCAAGCTGAGGACCATGGTATCAGCTCAGTCTCGCTTCCTGAGCACCTACGATGGGACAGAGAACCTTTGCCTGGAGGAAATATATACAGAGAACGTTCTAGAGATCCGGACGGAGGCGGGCATGGCTGGGCCTCTGCAGCAGAGCCCCGCCACCCTGGGCCTGGAGGAGCTTTTCAGCACCCGCGGCCACCTCAACGAAGACGCGGACACTGTGCTGGTGGTGGGCGAGGCGGGCAGCGGCAAGAGCACACTTCTGCAGCAGTTGCACCTGCTCTGGGCTTCAGGGAGGGCCTTCCAGGAATTTACCTTCGTCTTCCCATTCAGCTGCCGGCAGCTGCAGCGCCTGGCGAAACCGCTGTCGGTGTGGACACTGCTCTTTGAACACTGCTGTTGGCCCGACCTTGGCCAGCAGGACGTCTTCCAGGTCCTCCTCGACCACCCCGAGCGCATCCTCTTAACCTTCGACGGCTTTGACGAGTTCAGGTTCAGATTCACGGATCGAGACCGTCACTGCTGTCCGACCGCCCCCACGTCTGTCCAGAGTCTGCTCTTCAACCTTCTGCAGGGCAACCTGCTAAAGAATGCCCGCAAGGTGTTGACCAGCCGTCCGGACGCGGTGTCGGCGAGCCTCAGGAAGCACGTGCGCACGGAGCTCAACCTCAAGGGCTTCTCGGAAGAGGGCATCGAACTGTACCTGAGGAAGCGCCATCGCGAGCCTGGGGTGGCCGACCGCCTCATCTGCTGGCTCAGAGGCACCTTGGCCCTGCACAGTCTGTGCCACCTGCCCGTCTTCTCCTGGATGGTGTCCAAATGCCACCAGGAACTGCTGCTGCAGGGCGGGGGGTCCCCAAGGACCACCACAGATATGTACCTGCTCATCCTGCAGCACTTCCTGCTGCATGCCTCCCCGCCAGACCCAGCTGCCCGCGGGCTGGGAGCCGGCCCGCTTCGGGGCAGTCTCCTCACCCTCCTGCGCCTCGGCCGCCTGGCTCTGTGGGGCCTGGGCACGTGCTGCTACGTGTTTTCCCCCAAGCAGCTGCAGGCAGCACACGTCGACAGTGAGGAGGTTTCTCTTGGCTTCCTGGTGCGTGCCAAGACGGTCGTGCCTGGGAGTACAGCCCCCCTGGAATTCCTGCACATCACTTTCCAGTGCTTCTTTGCTGCATTCTACCTCGCTCTCAGCGCCGACACGCCGCCATCCTCGCTCAGACACCTCTTCAACTGTCACGGGCCTGGCTGCTCGCCGCTGGCCGGGGTGCTGTCCAAACTGCGCATACGGGGTTCCGGGTGCAAAGAAGGCAGCGTGGCCGCTTTGCTGCAGGGGGCCGAGCCGCACAACCTCCAGATCACAGCGGCCTTCCTGGCGGGGCTGTTGTCCCAGGAGTGCCGGGGCCTGCTGGCCGAGTGCCAGGTGTCTGAGAAGGCCCTGCTCTGGCGCCAGGCCTGCACCCGGCGGTGTCTGGCCCGCAGCCTCCGCAAGCACTTTCGCTCCATCCCACCGGCCGTGCCGGGCGAGGCCAAGAGCGTGCATGCCATGCCCAGCTTCATCTggctcatccggagcctgtatGAGATGCAGGAGGAGCGGCTGGTGCGGGAGGCTGTGCGTAGGCTGGACGTCGGGCATCTCAAGCTGACATTCTGCAGCGTGGGCCCGGCCGAGTGTGCTGCCCTGGCCTTTGTGCTGCGGCACCTCCAGCAGCCTGTGGCCCTGCAGCTGGACCACAACTCTGTGGGCGACATGGGCGTGGAGCAGCTGCTGCCTTGCCTCGGCGTCTGCAAGGCTCTTTA cTTGCGAGATAACAACGTCTCAGACCGAGGCATCTGCAAGCTCACTGAACATGCTCTTCGCTGTGAGCAGCTTCAGAAGTTAGC TCTTTTCAACAACAAATTGACCGACGGCTGTGCACACTCCATGGCCAAGCTCCTCGCATGCAAGCAGAATTTCTTGGCTTTGAG GCTGGGGAACAACCACATCACAGCCGCGGGAGCCGAGGTGCTGGCCCAGGGGCTCAGAGCCAATGCCTCCCTGCAGTTCCTGGG GCTCTGGGGCAACAAGGTGGGTGACAGGGGAGCCCAGGCCTTGGCTGAAGCCTTGGGTGATCACCAGAGCTTGAGGTGGCTCAG CCTGGTGGGGAACAACATTGGCAGTGTGGGCGCTCAAGCCTTAGCATTGATGTTGGAAAAGAACATGGCCCTGGAAGAACTCTG CCTGGAGGAGAACCATGTCCAGGATGAAGGTGTGTGCTGTCTCGCGAAAGGACTTGAGAAAAATTCAAGTTTGAAAGTCCTGAA